The Microbacterium schleiferi genome contains the following window.
GACGCCGGGATCTCGCCGGGGCGGAGCGGGAGCGTCGCCAGGCCATGCGCCCATCCTAGGTCCGCCCCGTGCCGCCCGGGACATCCGGTCTTCTCGATCTCCCGGGTAGCGGCCCCGCGGCGTCCGTCGAGCGAGCGGCAACGAGGACGGCTCCGCAGGCAGCCCGCGTGGCGGCGGGCGACGGCGAGGTCGTGCGGGTACCGTGACGGTGATGCGTGAACGGTTGTGCTCCAAGATCGCGTGCGCGCGGGAGGCCGTCGCCACGCTCACCTACGACTACGGGGACCAGATGGCGGTGCTGGGTCCGCTCGGCCCGGAGGCCGTCATCCACGCGCACGATCTGTGCAGCATCCATACCGAACGCCTCGCCATGCCGCGAGGCTGGGTGGTCGTCCGTCACGAGACCCTGCGGGCCTGACGGAGCGCTGACTCGGCCCCTCGCCGGCGTGGGAGAATGGCGGGCATGTCGACCCCCACGATCGCCGCGCTTGACTATGCCGTCGCCGACCTTGCCTTTGCCGAGGCGGGACGCCACCAGATCCGCCTCGCCGAGAACGAGATGCCGGGCCTGATGGCCCTGCGCGAGGAATTCGGTCCCCATCAGCCGCTCCGGGGCGCGCGAATCGCGGGGTCCCTGCACATGACGGTGCAAACTGCTGTGCTCATCGAGACGCTCGTGGCCCTCGGAGCCCGGGTGCGATGGGCCAGCTGCAACATCTTCTCGACCCAGAACGAAGCCGCGGCTGCTGTCGTGGTCGGCCCCACCGGCACCGTCGACCGGCCGCAGGGGTTCCGGTCTTCGCCTGGAAGGGCGAGACCCTCGCAGAGTACTGGGACTGCACGGACCGGATCTTCGACTGGTCAGGGGAGGGCTTCGACGGCCCGAACCTCATCCTCGACGACGGCGGCGATGCAACACTCCTCGTCCACAAGGGCGTCGCGTTCGAGAAGGCGGGCGCCGTACCGGATGCCGCGCCCGGCGATTCGACCGAATACGGCGTCGTCCTCGAGGTGCTGCGACGCTCGCTTGCCCGCGACCCCGAGCGCTTCACCCGGATGGTTCGGGGCTTGGCCGGGGTGACGGAGGAGACCACGACCGGTGTCCACCGGCTCTATGAGCTGGCGCGCGATGGGCAGCTGCTGTTTCCCGCGATCAACGTGAACGATTCGGTCACCAAGTCCAAGTTCGACAACAAGTACGGCATCCGTCATTCCCTCCCCGACGGCCTCAATCGTGCGACCGATGCCCTCATCGGCGGAAAGGTCGCGTTCGTCGCCGGCTACGGCGACGTTGGCAAGGGCGCTGCCGAGGCGCTGCGCGGCCAGGGGGCTCGCGTGATCGTCAGCGAAATCGACCCGATCTGCGCTCTGCAAGCCGCCATGGACGGCTTCCAGGTCGCGCGGCTCGAGGACGTGATCGGTCAGGTCGACATCCTCATCACGGGAACCGGCAACCGCAACGTCGTCACTGTCGAGCACCTCCTCGCGATGAAGCACCTCGCGATCGTCGCGAACGTCGGACACTTCGACAACGAGATCGACATGGCGGGGCTCGAGAGCCTGGCCGGTGCCGAGCGGGTGGAGATCAAGCCGCAGGTGCACGAGTGGCGACTTCCCACCGGTCGCAGTGTGCTCGTGCTCAGCGAGGGACGACTCATGAACCTCGGGAACGCGACGGGTCACCCCTCGTTCGTGATGAGCGCCTCGTTCACCAACCAGGTCCTCGCCCAGATCGAGTTGTGGACGCACGGCGAGAACTACCCGCTCGGTGTCGCGACGCTTCCGAAGGCGCTCGATGAGAAGGTCGCGCGCCTGCACCTTCCCGCGCTCGGCGTGCAGCTGACCGAACTCTCCACCGATCAGGCTGACTACATCGGTGTCCCGGTCGATGGCCCCTACAAGCTCGAGCACTACCGCTACTGACGCGCCGTCCGGATCGTCGCCGTATCGGCATCGCCCGCTGTCAGGGTAGCGAGGCGTTCGTTCTGCAGCGCCAGCGCTCTGCCTTCTCGCTCGCGTCGGAGGGTGGCAACGCCACGCAGCAGTGTCTCCGGGTCGACCGGGGGGACGGGGGAGACGTGCGGAGCGACCTCGCTGGCAAGCGCCCCGGCCAGTCGTGCCCGAGCGCGCGGATCGAGGAATGCCGCCTGGTGAACGAACTGAGAAACGCGCCGCGCGAGCCGGTCGGGCATGCGGCCAACGTCAGCAACCGTGGCCCAGCTCGCGAGCTCGGGAGGCAGCTCGACGGGGCGCGGCTGGAGTTTCGGGGCGCGTGAGCGCTCGCAGTACGTTCCGGCGACCAGGTCGCCGAGGCGCTGCGTCCGCGGCGTGAACGCGCCGACGATCGCGGCTACCGCACCGACCGTCAGCCAGATCTCCAGCACACCGATGAACGCGCGGATGAATGCGTGACGGAACCCGGCTGCACCGCCGTCGACGCGGACGATGCGGCCGCCCACGGCCCATCGGCCGAGGCTCGATCCGCCGCTGAGTGTCTCGACGAGCGCAGGCAGGAGCACCAGGACGGTGACCACGGTGGTGATTCCGAGGATCGGTGCCGCCGCGGCGTCCACCAACGCGCCTCCCAGCGCCCAGCTGGCTACGACAGCGAGCACGATCAACAGCACGACCGACGCGACCACATCGATCAGGCAGCCCAGGGCGCGCTGGAAGAAGCTCAGGGGCTGGATGTCGAGAGCGACAGCCTCGCCGGTGAGCACTTCGTCCTGACGGATCTCTACCGTCACCGGGTGCTCAGAGGCCATGGGTACAGTAAAGCAAATGGACCTCGATGCCCTCGCTGACGCGCGACGCGCGGAGTGGGCGCGGCTTGATCATCTCGGCCGCTCCCGCCGGCTCTCCGGCGCCGAGATCGATGAGCTGGTCACCCGTTACCGGGCAGCCTCGGCCGACCTCGCGGACATCAAGACGACAGCGGGGCGCACGGCCGAGGGGGACTACGTTTCACTGCTGCTCGCCCGCGCGCGCCGGCGACTCACGGGACGCGGTGAGAACCCGCTTCGGCAGATCCCGCGGTTCTTCGTGTGGCAGTTGCCGGCCGCGCTGTATCGGTTGCGGTGGACGACTCTCGCCGTCGCGGTCTTCTTCGTGATGGTCGCCGCCGTGGTCGCTACGTGGATTTCTCGCGACCCCGCACTTGTCGCGTCACTGGGCTCGCAGGTGCAACTGGGGTACTACGCCGAGGTCGAGTTCGAGGGGTACTACAGCGAGAATCCTGCAGCGGTGTTCGCGGGCACGGTGTGGACCAACAACGCGTGGATCGCGGCGCAGAGCGTGCTGTTCGGGATCACCGGCATCTGGCCGGTCATGGTGCTGGTGCAAAACGCCGTCGCGGTCGGGACCGCCGCCGCCGTGCTCGCCGCCTTCGACCGCATCGACACGTTCTTCCTGTTCATCCTTCCCCACGGACAGCTCGAACTCACCTGCGTCTTCGTCGCCGTTGCCGCAGGGCTTCACCTCTTCTGGTCGTGGGTGGCTCCGGGGCCCCGAACCCGCGGTGAAGCGCTGGCCTCGCAGGGGCGGGCGCTGGCGACGGTTGCGATCGGACTGGTCTTCGCGCTGGCCGTCGCGGGGATCATCGAGGGTTTCGTCACGGCGCAGGCGTGGCCGTGGGTCCTCAAAATCGGCATCGGAACAGCCGCGCTGGCCGGTTTCCTGATCTACATGCTCGTGGTCGGACGTCGAGCGGCGCGCGCGGGCGAGACGGGGGATCTTACGGAGTTCCACGCCGGTACGGCGCGGCTGTGGACAGGTGGATGATCCGTCGCGTCGACCGCTTCTCCTTTTGAACTAATCAAAAATGCGCTACCGTTGAGGTGTGGCTGATGCACGGGGGATCACGGACGCTGAGCCGGCCGAATCCGTGATTCGTGCAGCAGGACTGCGGGTCACCAGTGCCCGGCTCGCGGTGCTCGACGCCCTGCGAGAGCACCCCCACGCAAGCGCCGACACGATCTTCGCCGACGTCGATCGCCGGGCTCCCGGGACGACCCTGCAGTCGGTGTACAACGCGCTGAGCGACTTCGGAACAGCGGGGCTCGTGCG
Protein-coding sequences here:
- a CDS encoding DUF3499 family protein; protein product: MRERLCSKIACAREAVATLTYDYGDQMAVLGPLGPEAVIHAHDLCSIHTERLAMPRGWVVVRHETLRA
- a CDS encoding RDD family protein; translation: MASEHPVTVEIRQDEVLTGEAVALDIQPLSFFQRALGCLIDVVASVVLLIVLAVVASWALGGALVDAAAAPILGITTVVTVLVLLPALVETLSGGSSLGRWAVGGRIVRVDGGAAGFRHAFIRAFIGVLEIWLTVGAVAAIVGAFTPRTQRLGDLVAGTYCERSRAPKLQPRPVELPPELASWATVADVGRMPDRLARRVSQFVHQAAFLDPRARARLAGALASEVAPHVSPVPPVDPETLLRGVATLRREREGRALALQNERLATLTAGDADTATIRTARQ
- a CDS encoding stage II sporulation protein M translates to MDLDALADARRAEWARLDHLGRSRRLSGAEIDELVTRYRAASADLADIKTTAGRTAEGDYVSLLLARARRRLTGRGENPLRQIPRFFVWQLPAALYRLRWTTLAVAVFFVMVAAVVATWISRDPALVASLGSQVQLGYYAEVEFEGYYSENPAAVFAGTVWTNNAWIAAQSVLFGITGIWPVMVLVQNAVAVGTAAAVLAAFDRIDTFFLFILPHGQLELTCVFVAVAAGLHLFWSWVAPGPRTRGEALASQGRALATVAIGLVFALAVAGIIEGFVTAQAWPWVLKIGIGTAALAGFLIYMLVVGRRAARAGETGDLTEFHAGTARLWTGG